In the genome of Calothrix sp. PCC 6303, the window CTTACCAAAGTTAGGGAAAACTTACTCAAAACTTTAATTCAATGGAGTCAACAACATCTGCATATTTCCGTTACTCCAGACCTACTCAAAAATACAAACGCGATTATGGAGGAATGGTTACAGGCTTATTATAGTGCTAAAAGATACGGAACCTCAAATAGTCTCTCCCCTTAATTTCTCTGAAATACTATTTTACAAAAAACTACTTTACAAAATACCTAATAATACAAATAATTAATTTTCCCCCACTCTCCCACTCCCTCACTCCCTTTCCCCATGAACCTACTCACCTTCACATCCCCAAATGATCTAATTTTAGAAATACCACCTACTGCCTTGAACCAAGCATGGACAAAAAGTCAAGTATTTTCTAATGCTAATTCGCGCTACCAAGCATATATGAATGAACTTTGCCTGAAAGCAATCTTACCTTGGTTACAGGAAGAATTTACACCTCAGGCAAAGGTTTCTAATAGCACTGCTTTACCCAGCATTTGGGAATTCATCAATGGAAGCACCATCGATTTAGATGGAACAAAAATTATTTTGGTTCCCCATGAAAGTATGGATTTATGTGAGTTACGTATCCCCCAAGAATGGGTAGATATCCCCTCACTAATTGGTGATTATTATTTGGGAGTAGAAATTCAACCCGAAGATGGATTTGTGAGAGTTTGGGGTTATTGCACTCATACGCAAATTAAAAATCAGGCTGTTTATGATTCACGCGATCGCACTTACGCTTTAGCTGCTGATTATATGACTATTGATATCAGCATTTTAGCTGTGGAGCGGGAGTTTTGTCAGCAATCCACCCGTGCAGCAATTAACCCCTTTCCCCCTTTACCAACAACCCAAGCGGAAAACCTAATTAACCGTCTCGGCAACCCAGAAATCATCTCACCTCGTTTAGAAATACCCTTTGCAATTTGGGGTGCTTTAATTTCCCATAGCGGCTGGAGACAACATTTATACAATCGTAGATTGGGACAACCAGAGCAATTTTCCGTGATTCAATGGTTACAAAATGGCGTATCTCAAGCTGCACAACAACTAGGTTGGGATAGTTTAAATTTGAACTTCAGTAGTGCTGGAGCCAGAAGCTTAGAAACGGCACAACCAATCACAGTAATTTCACGACAATTAACCATTGTCGGACAACTTTACGAACTGCGAATCATTCCCCAAATCGACGAAGAAGGAACAATTTGGAGATTTGAATTAAACCACACCATTCCCGGTGCATTTATTCCCAATGATTTCAAA includes:
- a CDS encoding DUF1822 family protein, with the protein product MNLLTFTSPNDLILEIPPTALNQAWTKSQVFSNANSRYQAYMNELCLKAILPWLQEEFTPQAKVSNSTALPSIWEFINGSTIDLDGTKIILVPHESMDLCELRIPQEWVDIPSLIGDYYLGVEIQPEDGFVRVWGYCTHTQIKNQAVYDSRDRTYALAADYMTIDISILAVEREFCQQSTRAAINPFPPLPTTQAENLINRLGNPEIISPRLEIPFAIWGALISHSGWRQHLYNRRLGQPEQFSVIQWLQNGVSQAAQQLGWDSLNLNFSSAGARSLETAQPITVISRQLTIVGQLYELRIIPQIDEEGTIWRFELNHTIPGAFIPNDFKLRLLTEDLQPFPDNEDIATKTSTQLCVEVVLESGEGIVWEIEPLPENYTSEILRF